From Xylanibacter oryzae DSM 17970, a single genomic window includes:
- a CDS encoding glycosyltransferase family 4 protein, protein MRVLIVNTSEKTGGAAVAANRLMEALNNNGVKAKMLVRDKDTDQITVVELKHNIFTKWHFLWERFVIFIHLHFSKDKLFQLDIANSGFDITKLREFKEADIIHLNWVNQGMLSISGIKHILESNKPVVWTMHDIWPAVSICHLALDCHRYETNCGNCPYLPGKSEHDLSYKIWNKKKKILKDNSIFFVACSHWLENEANKSALLVGQKVTSIPNPIDMRTFCKMDKAEARLSVGLPSDKRLILFVSQRATNMNKGINHLIEACRIMTDQNPDMKDNTAIAILGSHSEEFVNRLTLPVYPLGYVSDTKRIVRIYNSADIFVLPSLSENLPNTIMEAMSCGVPCIGFNVGGIPEEIDHKSNGYVAEYKNSEDLAKGISWILEEADYNKLSENAIKKVSANYSQHAIAMRYIEVYDEALAFKNYRL, encoded by the coding sequence ATGAGAGTTCTGATAGTAAATACAAGCGAGAAAACAGGTGGTGCAGCAGTTGCGGCTAACCGTCTTATGGAGGCCTTGAACAATAATGGAGTGAAAGCTAAAATGCTTGTTCGAGATAAGGACACGGATCAGATAACTGTTGTAGAACTAAAGCATAATATATTTACTAAGTGGCATTTCTTGTGGGAAAGGTTTGTGATTTTCATACATCTTCATTTTTCAAAAGATAAACTATTCCAGTTGGATATAGCTAATTCTGGTTTTGATATTACAAAATTGCGTGAGTTCAAGGAGGCAGATATTATTCACCTAAACTGGGTGAATCAAGGTATGCTTTCTATTTCTGGTATTAAGCATATACTGGAAAGCAACAAGCCTGTAGTCTGGACTATGCACGATATTTGGCCAGCAGTTAGTATATGTCATCTTGCTTTGGATTGTCACAGATATGAAACCAACTGCGGAAATTGCCCATACCTTCCAGGAAAATCAGAACATGATCTTTCTTATAAAATTTGGAATAAGAAAAAGAAAATACTTAAAGATAACAGTATATTTTTTGTAGCCTGTAGTCATTGGCTTGAAAATGAAGCTAATAAAAGTGCACTTCTGGTTGGACAGAAAGTCACAAGCATTCCCAATCCAATAGATATGCGTACATTCTGCAAAATGGATAAAGCAGAGGCCAGACTATCTGTTGGTCTACCTTCTGATAAACGCCTTATTCTGTTTGTATCTCAACGTGCTACTAATATGAATAAAGGTATTAATCATTTGATTGAGGCTTGTAGGATAATGACGGATCAAAATCCAGATATGAAAGATAATACGGCTATCGCAATATTAGGCAGTCATTCCGAAGAATTTGTCAATAGGTTGACATTGCCAGTTTATCCACTTGGATATGTAAGTGATACGAAACGTATTGTCCGTATTTATAATTCGGCAGACATTTTTGTGTTACCATCTTTATCAGAGAACTTGCCAAATACTATAATGGAAGCTATGTCTTGTGGCGTTCCATGTATTGGGTTTAATGTAGGAGGTATACCTGAGGAGATTGATCATAAAAGTAATGGATATGTGGCAGAGTATAAAAATTCTGAAGATTTGGCAAAAGGAATAAGTTGGATTTTGGAAGAAGCAGATTATAATAAGTTAAGTGAAAATGCAATTAAAAAAGTTTCAGCCAACTACTCCCAGCATGCTATAGCCATGAGATATATTGAGGTTTATGATGAAGCTTTGGCTTTTAAAAATTATAGATTATGA
- a CDS encoding glycosyltransferase family 2 protein gives MINFSIITVTYNASKFFNHTVNSVLVQGYPHIEHIIIDGASTDETLTLAKDYSERSYASGNGHEVRILSEPDNGLYDAMNKGLQMANGDYVCFLNAGDSLPFGDTIETIVANAELDDIRASKLPLPAVIYGDTDVVDSSGSYLFRRRLTPPEQLTWRSFRHGMLVCHQAFYVRTDIAKELSYNTQYKYSADVDWCIRVMKEADKRGLLLKNVHATIVNYMQEGLTTKNHKSSLKERYHIMASHYGSFDTVVMHIMFIFRAFFKH, from the coding sequence ATGATAAATTTTTCGATTATTACTGTTACTTACAATGCAAGTAAGTTTTTTAACCATACGGTAAATAGCGTATTGGTGCAGGGATATCCTCATATAGAGCATATTATTATTGATGGAGCCTCTACTGATGAAACACTGACACTTGCGAAAGACTATTCAGAGCGTTCTTATGCATCAGGTAATGGACATGAAGTTCGAATTTTATCTGAGCCGGACAATGGTCTGTATGATGCTATGAACAAAGGATTGCAGATGGCAAATGGCGATTATGTGTGTTTTTTGAATGCCGGTGACAGTTTACCTTTTGGTGATACAATTGAGACCATCGTAGCTAATGCTGAACTTGATGATATCAGAGCTTCAAAACTACCATTACCTGCAGTTATATATGGAGATACAGATGTAGTAGATAGCAGTGGGTCATATCTATTTCGTCGTCGCCTTACACCTCCGGAACAATTGACGTGGCGTTCTTTCAGACATGGTATGCTTGTATGTCATCAAGCTTTTTATGTTCGTACTGATATAGCTAAGGAGTTGAGCTATAACACGCAGTACAAATATTCAGCTGACGTTGATTGGTGTATTAGGGTTATGAAGGAAGCTGATAAGAGAGGACTACTTTTGAAAAATGTTCATGCTACAATAGTCAACTATATGCAAGAGGGTTTGACTACAAAAAACCACAAATCTTCACTTAAAGAGAGATATCATA